In Mastomys coucha isolate ucsf_1 unplaced genomic scaffold, UCSF_Mcou_1 pScaffold20, whole genome shotgun sequence, one DNA window encodes the following:
- the Pianp gene encoding PILR alpha-associated neural protein, producing the protein MWPAQLLSQLLPLWPLLLLPLSPPAQGSSHRSPPAPARPPCVRGGPSAPRHVCVWERAPPPSRSPRVPRSRRQVLPGTAPPATPSGFEEGPPSSQYPWAIVWGPTVSREDGGDPNSVNPGFLPLDYGFAAPHGLATPHPNSDSMRDDGDGLILGETPATLRPFLFGGRGEGVDPQLYVTITISIIIVLVATGIIFKFCWDRSQKRRRPSGQQGALRQEESQQPLTDLSPAGIM; encoded by the exons ATGTG GCCTGCTCAACTGCTGTCCCAACTCCTCCCTCTCTGGCCACTGCTGTTGCTACCCTTATCACCGCCTGCTCAGGGCTCCTCCCATCGATCCCCACCAGCCCCAGCTCGTCCCCCCTGCGTCCGGGGTGGGCCCTCAGCCCCTCGACACGTTTGTGTTTGGGAGCGGGCGCCTCCACCAAGCCGATCCCCACGGGTCCCAAGATCACGTCGGCAAGTTCTGCCAGGCACTGCGCCTCCTGCTACCCCATCAGGGTTTGAGGAGGGGCCTCCCTCCTCTCAGTACCCTTGGGCTATAGTGTGGGGTCCCACAGTATCTCGGGAGGATGGAGGGGACCCCAACTCTGTCAATCCTGGATTTCTGCCCCTGGACTATGGTTTTGCAGCCCCACATGGGCTGGCTACTCCGCACCCCAACTCAGACTCCATGCGGGATGATGGAGACGGGCTCATCCTCGGGGAAACTCCTGCTACCTTGAGGCCCTTCCTGTTTGGAGGGCGTGGAGAAG GTGTGGACCCTCAGCTTTACGTTACAATCACCATATCCATCATCATTGTTCTTGTGGCTACTGGCATCATCTTCAAGTTCTG CTGGGACCGTAGCCAGAAGCGGCGCAGGCCCTCGGGGCAGCAAGGtgccctgaggcaggaggagagccAGCAACCACTGACAGACCTGTCTCCTGCTGGA ATAATGTAG